DNA from Daucus carota subsp. sativus chromosome 1, DH1 v3.0, whole genome shotgun sequence:
AGAGATATATTTTAGTACAAATATGCTTTATTATCTGTAATGGATAAATTTTGtattagcatatatatatattgatgatatcTATGTACCCAGGCAGTGGAGCTGCAGCGTTGGCGGATGGAGGAGGAGGCTCGAATTGCTGAGGAATCAGCGATGGACTCTCCGGATAGTGAGAAAACTAAGTCCATGGAAGCCGTGGAGAGTTCGGAAGAAGCTCAAAAAAGCAAAATGCATTCTCAAAAAGAACTGGAGAAAAAGGAAGGGGAACCACAATACGAATTCCGTTACAGGAGATACACCATTGATGAAATTGAAGCGGCAACAGAGCATTTTTCCAGATCTCGGAAGATAGGGGAAGGTGGTTATGGCCCCGTATTTAAGTGCCGTCTTGATCACACACCAGTTGCAGTTAAGGTTCTGCGTCCTGATGCAACTGAGGGTCGATCACAATTTCAACGAGAGGTAGAAGTTTTAAGCTGCATGAGACATCCTAATATGGTACTACTGATGGGCGCCTGCCCCGAGTATGGATGCCTGGTTTATGAGTACATGGCTAATGGTAGCTTAGATGATCGCCTTGCTCTGCAGGGAAACACACCACCATTATCCTGGCGACATCGTTTTAGAATTGCAGCAGAGATAGCCACTGGGCTTCTTTTCCTCCACCAGACCAAGCCCGAGCCTCTGGTGCATCGTGATCTCAAACCTGCCAACATTCTTCTTGACCAGAACTATGTAAGCAAGATTAGTGACGTTGGACTGGCGAGGCTGGTTCCTGCATctgttgcaaatgaagttaCACAGTACCGAATGACATCAACAGCCGGGACTTTCTGCTACATTGATCCAGAATATCAACAGACTGGGATGCTTGGGGTTAAGTCTGATGTCTATTCCTTTGGGATTGTgcttttacaaatattaacagCCAAACCGGCAATGGGATTGACAAGTCATGCTGGACGGGCTATTGACAATGGGACTTTTGAGGATATGCTGGATCGTTCTATTCCTGACTGGCCCGTGGAAGAAGCATTATGCATAGCCAAATTAGCACTCCGATGTACAGAGCTCAGACGGAAAGACCGCCCAGATCTCGGAAAGGAAGTTCTGCCAGAACTTGACAGATTGAGAGACCTTGCGGATGAAAACATGTAGTATACATAACTAGAAAAACGTTTTGCacctcatatatgctccctgctTCCCTCTACTTTAGTTAGCTCATGTGCTCTTTGAGAGCAACTAACAAAGATGAATACATGTAAGTATGCTTTTTGTAGTGCTTTTCTTTCCTTACAATTACTGCAACTTTATTTGCTGCGATTTTTAAGGTAAATATAGGAAATTCAATTCATTAGTCtgttattttatgattttttcgtATATACATAGACAGCCCGGACTTTATTGATTTTAACTAGCTCAATAACTTAACATTCTAACACTTTCTTACAAAATATCATCTGTCAACTCCGAACTGGCTTGGTTGACATGTAGAGATGAAGAATTGATCGATACTTTCTCCGTTTCTTAATGACCAGCCTCCTCAAACCCCCCAAAACCTGATGATTTCTAGAGCTTCGACCATCATCACCAACGTGGCTCTGAGCAACAACCGCATTACTGTAATTCTTCCTCTCGTCAGCATTTCCGGTATCAGAACAAGTCACTGTGTTGTCATTTTCTTCGTCTCCGCTCAGTTGCATCAGCTGCTCAGCTGCAGCAGCCATGTCCATATCTTTCAGCTCTTCCTTCGCTACCAATGCCATCTTGTTTCCTCCTTTGCTTCTGCTCTCCgagatttttttatacatgCTGTTTGCTTCGTCTCTGGCGTTACTTTGTTTACGTGTTGGAGCCTTTGCAAGAGAAGTTACGAGGAAGATGTCAGGAAATTGTTCATAAGCTTGTGTATAATAGAGCTTGCTTACTTTATTGCACCcggtcttattttattttattttttatgacaAACTTTTTAAAGCTATTAAATTATTGACGCTTTTACACCCAATGCGCGTATCGGGGTGTCTACGCGAAAGAACAAGTGTGTAACGTactaataaaaaagaaacacaTATGTCTAACAAAATAATAACTAGCATGATAACTCGTTTACcgttttaaaatgatatattagtCATATGTTTGTTATTAGTAAAACTAGAATGCTTTTAacacataataattaatatgatgTGATGTAGAGATGGCAATTTGTACCGAACCGATGGATACCCGATCCGTACCGATCTGATTGGGTTTTACCGAACCCGAatatttcgggtttcggttcgggttcgggtttaatttttaaacccgaactattttcgggtcgggttcgggtttatggCATACCGtttcgaacccgacccgaaaacccgaaaaccGTTTAAACCGAACCCGAATCCGACCCGAAACccgtgtatgtgtgtgtgtatatatatctgaTTAGCTCGCTTCATTACACTCTTTAGTTTCCAGACCTATATTACAATACAAAGCCTAGATCAGAGGCAGCAACGTGACTTTGTTCTTCAATCATCTACGAAGTAAACTACATTGTTGCTGGTTCTGCAGATAGGTGATGTTACTGCCTTGCAAAATATTGGGCCATATGATTTTATAGTGATTATATATCATGATTTGCTttgaaatattcaaaatttgtaatatttttattttaaactaatgaatcttgaatttttatttttttaaataattatattttcgggtttcgggttaacCCTAACCCGAACCTGAATAAAACCCGatgggttcgggttcgggtttacaTAGTTCgggtttttcgggttcgggtttataatataaaatcgggttcgggtttggtttttacaaAACCCGTTTCGACCGACCCGTTTGCCATCCCTATGATGCTAAAATTCACTTTCAAAGTTCCTAAACAATCACCATAATACAACGCAAAAATATTGCGTCACAATGtcctattttatttataaaagaagaGACTATGGAATATAGAACTTGCAAATATAAGAGAAGGGTTATATATTCCTATACATCTTTATCATTATAAATAATGTTAAGTTGTCAACACTCCAAGAAAACACGGAAATTCCAACCAAATTTACCAACAAAATCTTTTCGGGTTGCAGTTTCCCAACGGAATGGTGACTAATTTCCCATTGATAATTTTGTTGGCACTTCATTTTAGCAACGGGAATTTGAATTTACCAACGGAAAATTTCGTTGGAGATATCAGTTtagttttcttgtagtgcaaAAGTTTCAAAAACGCTTCTGTTTTTCTCTATATCAGTGGAATTATAACCACCCTGGTTTATTATCATTGGTACTAAGTATATTAATGGATAAAATGGTTTAGCGTGCATCAGAATGTATAGAAATGTATTGATATtgattaacaaattaatttgttataatcaaaaaaatatttaaataatgaaaAGAGGAATAAC
Protein-coding regions in this window:
- the LOC108205093 gene encoding U-box domain-containing protein 35 isoform X3; translation: MVMHLQTSSNLRSKLKIYSLPSIAFVHAKMRFKVSDIPANVSKGSPDFCTVYVIHKGKISSVRNASRSAPFNSPLLAQIQGQTNNNSFQSAARSGHSFQSAARSGQSFQSHARGRSLSMKGAEMIRQMPRNLQDDQEPTNNRSSAYSRGRDLSSRIGEVCDNDTDISFVSSGRPSTDRMPAYDSMDSGRTPRMSTSSDQSGRSSFRYGGRDSDISSLNDLSSQSSFESERTSISSSYSTNTTDDAEAEMRRLKLELQKTMEMYSTACKEALTAKQKAVELQRWRMEEEARIAEESAMDSPDSEKTKSMEAVESSEEAQKSKMHSQKELEKKEGEPQYEFRYRRYTIDEIEAATEHFSRSRKIGEGGYGPVFKCRLDHTPVAVKVLRPDATEGRSQFQREVEVLSCMRHPNMVLLMGACPEYGCLVYEYMANGSLDDRLALQGNTPPLSWRHRFRIAAEIATGLLFLHQTKPEPLVHRDLKPANILLDQNYVSKISDVGLARLVPASVANEVTQYRMTSTAGTFCYIDPEYQQTGMLGVKSDVYSFGIVLLQILTAKPAMGLTSHAGRAIDNGTFEDMLDRSIPDWPVEEALCIAKLALRCTELRRKDRPDLGKEVLPELDRLRDLADENM